The genomic stretch TTATAAaaagaccatttcacgaactgacaggtgtcacggatcttGCTGATTTTGATGTTGCTTtaacgtgcgttatgtcagcggttccgagttttctgtcaaaatttcactcATTAATTGAGTACACAAACGTCTTGTAAAATCAGGCCCGTAGCTACTGGGGGGGCTTGGGGGCTTAGTCCcccacaaaattctgcaccagtGTCAAAATTTAGGAGGGGGCAACGCCCCCCCCTGCCCCCCTTTGGCTACGCCTATGAGAACGGAGTACCTACGGCTCTGTGTAAAATGGTCTCTTGAGTAGTTACCATTGACAACAAAGAACAAAGTTACCATTGACTGTCAGAAAAATTAGGTTAAAGAGATTAGGTGAGATGGTCTATAAGTCATTTTTCGGATTGTTGATGAATTCAGAAAATATGCACAGAAAAATTGTTGTGAATTAAGGGTCTCGTTTTCTTATTTCAAACAGTATTCATGGTGCTCGATTACTTTAATTCATTGTTTAAAACGTGTTTTACAACTAATTCCAATTTTTGCTAGTTCTGCTTAGGACTATCATCATTAGTGTACGGCTTACACATCAACGTATGCTACTATCTGACGAGAGTTTTTCGTTTGATACAATTGAATCATGTggtaggtttcaaaattttttactgTCAACTCATCAAGCCATGTTTACAAAACTAGTTGGTATAGGTGCTGATATATTTATTATTAACTTATATCAAGTTTCAACGTGACATATAGTTTTTAAATTTATCAGTTGCTGTTGGTAACCATAGTTATTCATCTAAGTAGCTATTGTGACTTACAGTGAAACTTACAATTTTGGATTTCTCGTGATAAAACTTTAATAGTAGGTAAGAAGGTAGTCTCTTACGCTTTTTCTGCCTTAATCCTGATTGTAGGTATGATCGGTTTCTATCATCTTATCGTTTTACATTTAATCCGACATTAATTTAACAGCTAAGGTCGATTTGAACTATTCATTCCTTTTTGGTAAGTTTTTCAACTTCAAAATTGTTCTTGAACACTCAAAAAAATCTTTCTTCATGAACAATAAAGTTCACGCTAGTTGGATTACCATACAAGATGTTTTCCTACGAATTTTGCTGAGCCTGTGGAAACGTTGGCACATGATTTAAAGCTCTGGTATTTGGTAGATTTATACTTTTTTTACAAACTAATGTGGCATATTAGTGCTTCACACCTCGAGCAACAAGTGCAAGAAATATCGCACCGCAGGGAGTTGTACATGAATTGTTGAACACGTCCTACACTGTGCTACTGTTGCTACTATCGTTATGATTTTATGTAAAGCTTTTAGGCGCGGTGAAGTGTGGCGAGGCGAACGGGTTTCCCGCTGGGAGTGTGTTTGGAAGTAAGGTGCTCATTATCACTGGCATCAAGACCTAACTTTACTGTTACATTTTCGTTTCGGACAAACTGTATCATTTCCGGTGAATTTCGGCGATTTCGATATCACATGAAGATTTTTTGCGGTTGCTCCGTCCAGCCGCTCGGGCTGATTTTTGCTGCGAGCTGCGAACTACTGTCAGGTAAACCGGGCGATACAGCGGAGCCACATCACGATACTCGTTATCGCTGACATTGCATCCATCGTAAACTTCCCCCAGGAGGAACTCCGGGCCGATGTAGATGCCACCTTCTACGTGATCGACGGCCACTTCTGTACGGGATGAAAAATGCACTGCGATTAAATTGTTATCGTTTGGGGCCATTCCAaagccacgtggtcatattttgataaatttttaagcttttttcaaaaaaaaaaaaaaaaaactctactaTTTGATAGCAATTATCAAACGTAAAAGTGGTTTGCTCTTCAACACCTCACCCTTTCTTTTGTGTTTTTGGCATTCCTCTCTCACTGACCACGTTGATTAGGAATGACCATTGCGGCGAGTAGATTCTGTGAAACGCCTATTAATTGATCTTACCATATCCTATTTGCGGTTGCAGATTGCTGTTTGGTATTCGAAATGGCACCGTCCCGATGGTGATGGGAAAGTTTATGTGTAGATCATCTCCGGAATTTTCAAACTCCAAGCATGTCTGAAGATATACGAGGTAAAGCATTTGTATTATATTCATGATAAAAAAATGTACGATTGTTAATAAACAACACCTGTGCTATATTCACACAGTCACACAGTACCATGTACCATAGAAATTTGTCTAAACTTTGAATAGTGTTGCTAAAAGCGGCTTTGTTATGCCATTCCTTCTTTCATAAGAGTACTCTCAAAATGGAACCTGAATGCGGTCCAACCATATTCGCCTAGTTAGAAGGTGGAACGTACATTGCATCTACTGCTATCCCGTTACGTGGTGTGACTTGCCCGGCGAATGTACTCACCGTAAGGGTGTAGTAAATCTGCACCAGTCGACAGACGCCCATCAGCGTTGTTGGAACGGTCGGTATCCGCAGGCTGGCACTGGTATCCTGGTGGTCCCTCGACGCAACAGGTTCCCCCCGGTACTCAAGCACCAGGTGTTGGATCTCTTTTGTTACTCCGAGCACGCCTCGCTCGACGAAAAACTCGCAAAACTGCACCAGCCGTACTTTCAGTGTCACACCTTGCTCGCCCTGATTGTCGATGATGGCTTTGAGCTTCACTGTTTCGCCACAGCAGAATGCAGTCCGATCCAGGGAGCAGCTATACCAGAAGGAACGAACGAAATTCGTTTTATTCAGAACGTGTGCAAGTGATGATTATAATGTAGGGAGATGCTTCTGTAAAACTGTGTAGAAGATTTCGTTTGCTCACATCACAATTTAGCCACGTGATGATTTACATGGTACGGAATCAAATGTACCTTCCAGGAGGTGCAGTTTTTTTTACTGAAATGTGAATACAGTATTCTGACAGAAGACCTATTCAACTTGTTGTCTCCAGAATAGATTGTTATGAAGATAGAAAGTCTAAATAACGCTTCATTCTTTTCGGATTTTGACAGCCTTATTTTGGGAGACTGCTTCCGCATAATTTGCATCTAAATTGGCTTTCTTTGACGTTGGTTTTTGTTGCACTTTGATTAAGTGCAATGCAAAAACTCACACTTTATTCGAATAGGCTTGATATTGTTGTGTATTGTACACACAATGAAAGCCAGGATATTTTTCGTTGCTTACGTCTGTATAGCAACATGGCAGGAGCATCTGGATGAAAACGCCTGAAATGGTTGCTGGATACGTCTTCCAGCAATTTTTGGGGCTTCTATCTTTGTTTTAATTGACTTTTGTGTGCGATTATGGCATTTTCTAGGGCTTTTAAAGTAAAATAGCGGCTAAACTAATAGAGTTATATGCTTGatgtcaaagaacaacttgtagagtagacttcaatgtttaatttagtcAACTACAAAATCCATGTTAATCACACATTTCAGAcagaaaattgcagtttagttctcaaaaaaaCATACGATTTCctgcataatcaataaccataaacggatgataatccatatggtttaacgataccccatacagtcgggactatatcccgaactaggtgttaggcacgttttatggttattgattatacGGGTTCACATTTATTCATTTCTAAGTGCTCCTTAATTCCTCTAGTTGGACGTtttcaagacactattgattacgaatttttttcagctttccaacgaaatcaacagaattgagctagctatcatacttcttgtgctagaccacattaaaggcaaacataaccgaaaactgaaaaagtgaataactctgcagcagttggattttaagtgagctacctaacaccctgtataatcTTTAGGATAAGagactttcgttttttttttacgattgTATGCATAATGGTTAAAGTAAAAGTCTGTctgtaataaaataatttagaatctTTGGGACAGCTAGGCTTTTTATTTGACTCTAAGAACGCcgaaatcgatccagccatctccgaggaaagtgagtgaatttgaaaagtattCGGAGTAAactacttttcataacttttgaaccacatgtccaatcattgtGAAATTAATTGGTTATGGGTTTTGAAGGTAGACCGTTCATTTTGGTACATAACGGATAAAGTTACAGTCTAATtacagtgtaattaaatagtGTATTATGAGGTATCTTTTTGTCCATTTGACACTATTTCTGTAAAAATCGATCTTaacaatctctgagaaaaataagTGACTTTGAGCAGTCTtttgaatatgtttctttttaacACGCGATTTAACATtctatacataacggacaaagttacagtccgattacaataaaatttaattgggttttttggggcaactagaccttacatacaatactaattttgtgaaaatcggtccagtcgtctctgagaaaaatgggtGAGTTTTAACAGCCtccggaacacgtttcttttgataacttttgaaccacatgttcaatcattataaaaatcattagttaaggattttcaaggaagtctttttttttgacaacagttttgtaaaaattgattgcGTAGTTGAGGAGAtattgaagtttcgtgattttcacacaCATTTCGAAACACAGTGCCTAAATTAAAAGTACGatgacaatgaaattcaataacatCCTATGGGGCCTCCAGATAtttcatttgcaactgatttcgtgaaaatcggttcacccatctctgagaaatatgagtgagtttaaacagcctctggattaaatttcttcacataacttttgaaccatatattcAATCATTTATAAGTTAAGGGGTTTGGAGAcggcccgttcatttgacaccgGTTTTATTAGAATCGGTTgggtggtttctgagatattgatgtttcgtcatttttacattttgatacataacctctaaactaaaaatccgattacagtgaaattcaataccaacctatggggcaactagacctttcatttgcaataaatttcatgaaaatcggtccagccatctctgagagaagtgagtgagaaaaaaaagttgcacatacacacacacacacacatacacacatacatacatacatacagagaatgctcagctcgtcgaactgagtcgagtggtctACGATATTCGGCCGctgcactgtggtccagaaatcaaaaaaggtggtcaaaagtcattttctcacgaacgttacattttagagcaatcttgtcttcggaaaagttttagaGTGAAAAAAGACCCTTCTTTTGACAATAACAGATAACTtagtaacaattatcaattattgggattattttttagtttgaaatggtgatgaatttatgtgcaGCAATTTCCTGCTAATATGAGTTCAAGCccatttttttcttggttcgcatCTTAATGGatctatccggaaaatcttcAGTATAAAAAAGCATCCATCAGAATCTAGGAAATCGTTCCAAGATATCgccaaaggtgatgctcgatCCTCAAAcagattttgatcatcttgacatttgttgtcggattTACCAGCTGCAGTCcctcatgatgtacggaaccgatgaaagctcatTCGGATCTTCACCGGATGAGCTTTCATcagttccgtacatcatgaaaTTTTCCAACATCGACATTTTTGGAACTGATCACATGAACATACACTTCCGAACTGGAAGGATTGACTGATTttcacggcaacgaataacaacacgtcgaCAAGCACTATAGCACCAACATGGCAATGTgcctgacttgcggttacttttctcttcgatgtagaatgtaacggcaagtcagtcacactcaaagtttttatcattaaatcAATGATGGAATGGTTTTTACTACGCAATAAGTGCAGGCTAGTaagcaaactatattttagcatgaatattgttaaaatatttcatgttaaataagtgataactgagcgtgaataaaatatctttcgaagctgttttctcgattttatatttttacggatgggactgacttgcgttTACCGGCAATGCAGTCTTACTCAAAACTTTTAGGAAAAGTTTAAAACATTATTTCTTTTTGTCTTCATGTGTTTGCTTATTTTACAATTATTtgcatagaattttttttctagccTGAAGTCAATCCAAATTTTATCCTTattgaaaatattataaatcCTTGTAACTGtttgatttaaattttcttGTTTGGTTTTTTGGTACCCACATCAAATAATACATGacaattttattaaatttcatatCAAGATCCTtggccaaatataaatgatgtAGAATACTAGTAATTAAGGTGAGCACTCTTCAGTTTCACTGTTACGTGAAACGAGTCCTATTGAATATTGTTAGCTTTATTGTTGAATGTTTTTCACAGCGCTACGACATAGTTCTGAACTTTGAATTCCATCGATTTGacaggtttcaatttttttgcaattattatcaatttgttagtgtatcattttcttttaaattCCTAACAGTTAACAGttattctcatttttcattattGTTTCAGTGGTGTCATATATTTTTGAGTACCAGATTTGTTTTGTCGTGAATCGTTCCTTATGTATTATTTAATAGCTGTGCAAACGTTTTGGAGCCCAAGGTTTTGCAAGGTTTTGGAGCCCAAACGCCTCCTGCAGGAAACGGCAAGATGCTATTTTTTATGACTACCGAGCATTTGAAGCAGCATTACACGGTGCTtagtcaaaaagaaaaaaaaaactcaacggGAAGTACGTAAGCGCAAAGAATATTTGGCATGTGTCTGAATTAGTGTTATGAGAGCGGGAAAACTGATCAGGCAGCTAACAGTCTAGAAATATAAGAGCAAAAAATACAGTATAAAAAATAGAGTACCTATGTTGCTTTAGGCACCAGAAGCCAGGAGTTGAAAAAATCATAGCACGGTTGCACAAATTCGTAGTCACTCTTAGTAACAATATTCTGTTTACGAAAACAATTTATTCCCGTTCGTAAGCAACGACATGCTACTTTGGGATCTAATTACATGTTGGCAAACAAAGGTCAACTGTCTGCAGAGAATTGTTACGGTCCCACGTGTTGGCAattgttagggaaagaaaaaAGATATATTAGTTCAACAtttgtttaaccctctagtgcccaagttaatttctagacgggcttcggtaaaatcaatatgaatcattataaacggtttttaagtatttattgaagctttttagaggtttgactgaagcccgccaaatggcggtcttgggcactagagggttaagagaaCCGCAGAGAACTCGGTGTGCTCTTATAAACGTCAAAGCTTTGATATTAATTGTAAAATGGAATTCTAGACGTGCCTCCAATCCAGACAgtagttttgatcttttgtggcatgCATTGTTGCgaacgtttcttgctgttcACCTCTTTCGTTTTTCCTTTTTGCAGTGTGTTTTTCCAGACGTGTTTGTATTCCCCCAGTATTACTATTTTCTTATCGTCTTCATCGACCTTAAAATCGCATCAAGCTAGCTATTAGAATGTAGAACGTGCTATGGGTCTACCAAATTTTCGAAGTTTTAGAaccgttttcagtttttttttatcagtgtGGAGAGAAGTTTACTTGTGAAAAAGTCCTTTGATATTAAACGGCTTTAAGTCCTTTGATATTAAATGGCCTCATTCTTCTATCTTATGCTATTAAGACTCGAACCCATGATCACCGACTTGTCAAAGTGAACTCTATAAACTTGCGGCTGAAAATCTCTCTTACAATAATTAAAAAGACACATCACTTTTTAAAGCTGAAAAAGTTCCGAGGGCCATAGTGGAAAAAATGCTTGATTTTACCACAAAGTTGAAACGTTCCATCGAAATCACCAGCACAAAATCGGTATGTATGTAAATATATAACTAACCGTATTCATTGAATATGCAAATGTCAATTGATCCCATTCACGCGAGCCTTATGTCATTGAGCAATTGCACTAGTATATCAAGCTTTGAGCACGCAACAGATATGTTATCACATTGAAAGCTATGTAAACCCACTCAACGCTACAAATGTAATCGAATGGGTAAGCGGCATGAAAAGGCTGAGGTACTACCGGATACGCGTTCTTGCTCAACGCTATAAATACGCGAATATATGTATACTCGTTTCCATTTGTCTAACAGGCCACGCGTGTTGACCCAAACCCAATAAAATGCTGCCCCTTTTGATGACACGCGTCAACAGAAAATTACGTGCTGCTAAAATAATTATTTCTGCTTTGTATTCCGTCACTCTGGCACACTTCCAGAGCTGTCTTTCGGGCGCTTAcaacatgatttttttatgctagcgattttttccatcaagtGACTAGCACTGGATAAACATTCTGTTGTTGTTGAGAATAATAAACGGTTGCTTGACAAACGTCTTACTAAATTGATTGTACGCTGCTTACACTCACCTCAGCGTGACAGGTCCTTTGGCACAACACAAACAGCATCTCACCTTTTTGTCCTGAGCCGAAACCGGTTTCTGCGTATAATGAAAAAGAGGGGAAATTGGCAGAGAGGAAAAATGGATTCAGTGAAGACCGATGTAATCTGGGTGAGAAGCATTAATAGTGACTGTATATTTCGCTCCATAACACCACAGTATACCGTAACTAACGTACCAAATATTGCTCGTCCATACAGTCGATGTGTGGTCCCACCACGGTGAAATATTTGATTCCTTGCGGCGGTGAAGCGTACGGGATATCTATGGTAGCCTAGGGCGGGAGAAATGAGGACGAAGAAGAAAGAATCACATTAGCACACGGGGGCTATATTTGTGCTGCACTTTTCTACTTAACCAGGAAAACATCGTGCAGAAGCTGCTGAATGATGAATAGGCTCGTAAAATTTTGGAGGAAAAGTTCGCTTGTCTTGTCAATATTTCATATACTCGCAACGAGGCACGTTCATCAAtcaatcgattatttctgaTACGATATGCGACGGCACACGTTGAGATAACTTTATTGCGATCATCATTGGGTAGTAAATACGGAATCATTGCCAATATATAGTGATACAACAAAATACCATGCGTTAGCACTGTACAAATGTTGATGGAAACGCATGGTTGATAGCCACTAAAATGTGTAATACATTGCGGGATAAGATTGGCGCTCTAGAAACGATACCATTAATATTCCTGGTTGAAAATCTCTTTCCGAAATCACTTTCTGAATTTCATTTCTATTTGTAACAGGATACAAATTTTACTATAAACTGCCCTAATAATAGACTCCTTTGTGAGCTTTTTTTCCTATCTCTTAAATTGTCACTTTCACTGAGGTTCACATCGAAATTAAACCTGCGTGTTTTTGTGTCCTGAGGCAGCAACCCGTGGTACGTTTTTTGTGTCTGTATTAATTTCGTTTCATACCATTTTTCTGGTCCTGCGGGTTGATTACGAGACACTTTTTTAATTACGCGACTGTTTCTTGCCTGCAGTAGTTGTCCTGTGAGTTCTGGAAAAGGTCAAGCAGCTGCGTAAGTCGGTGAAATTTGTTTGATAATTTGTTTGTTATGACTATTCATCGTGGAGTGTTCAAGTTTCGCCTTTGAGTAATTAAAACATAATACTACTCCTTCAATTAATAACTCTGTGTCAGCTCCTAAATCATGGTTTAACTCTACACTGTTTTAAATCTTTTTGTTCAACCTTTTGTAGTGCCATACAGCCATAGATTCGGCTGTATTTCGTGCAAGAAGAAAGTGGAAAGGGAGAAaatatggaatatttttttactcCACAGGCAGCTCTCGTAAAGAATTTCAAGGAAGATTGAGTAGTTTACATTATTTTCTTCGGATTGGGAATTTAGATTTGGCCTAAAATTTGTTTCAGTTGATGAATTTCACTTGACCTTTTTTAAAAAGAACTTGTAGATTTCCTGTTAGATTTCAAGTGTGTAACTGTCAAGGTGTCTGAATTGCCGTTGTAACTGTCAGCAACTAGATGAATTCTGAATTCACACAAAATCCCTCCTATGACTATGACTTTGAGCAGCATATGATTATTCCACTACTTTTCGTGCCACTCGGCAAAGCGAGCAGGAAATGACACCACTCAAAACGCGATTACGTACCTTAACAAAGTAACGAATGTAACAGGCACGAGATTCGAAGCTGCAGGGAAGGTTAGTTTCCGGGATGTTGAAATGGAACGGAAACTGGTGCTGGCCGCGTATCAGTACCGGCACGGTGACATCCAATCCTTCGCCGGCACGTTCACCCCAGATTACCGCCCGTTCGTCGATGTACAGCTGGTCGTCCTTCACCTAGTTTGCCGGAGTAGAGTGGAAACGGGGAAAGTGCCTGTACTAAATGAATACCATCAAAGATGAGAGTTCAAGGTTGAACACCGCTACTGTTAGGATAATGTCAAGTGCCTTTTCCAAACGTTTGACGTCCGAGCTAGACCGAATTGTAATGTTGTGATGGAAATGCATGTATATTTCATCTGCAGTCCCTTCACACAAATATTCGCATATTCAACACGTTCATTTCAATGACACGAAAGCGGTAGTAACAAAGTATATAAAACCATCTTTGTGGTATGGCTCGCGTGACTCGGAATTGCAATAGGGCTGCTGTAAAACAGACATGACTGGGTGATTCTGCAATTTGCGTGCTTTCAAACAATTTGTGGTTTACAATATTGAAAACTGAACACATTGTTGATGTTGTTTCATTGGTTGGTAAACGCGAAAGCATCGATGTTAATTAGTCATACCACTCACATAATATTATGATTACCGACAAACCGCAAAATCAACATATATACTAGAAATTGGCTCTAggataattattattttgttaatcTATCAGGAAACTATGTTTGATGGTAGGGCAGAGAAAGATTTAGTTGTAATGAAATTTGCATCAGATAATGCCTACGTTCTACAAAATAGTTACATGTTCCCTAAATCTTCCTCCGAGGATTAGTTTTGAGTTGAGAACACAGCCTAGGAACACAATTACCGTTCGCTTATCTCCAGACACGAACACTTTCCACTCCACATGAGCCTTCCCTCGTAGCAGCAAACGTATGGCTGAAAAGAGAAAAGGAAAAGCCTATAGTTAAGGTTTGATGCAGCGCTGCATTTTGCCACCGACATCGTGCATGAACATGGCAACCACAGATAGTCTCTGCGGGATGTAGAAACGGTTTTGCAGTGTGCCACTTGACTTTTAAAGTATTTTAAAGATTTTGAACTGATAAAtctgtcgtcgtatgttcggTTAGGGTTTGCAAATATGTTACAAACTTACAGTGAGCGAATTTTTAAGGGACTAGTTTTTGAaactgaatttaatattatttttaactATTAGGTAACAAATTAATCAATCTTGGAAAGGATCAATCGAATTACAGATGAAGGTatacattttattattttgttctTTAAAAAAACTGCTGTTTTTTCAACAGGACTCGAAATAAAAGGCTGTTGTTTGTTTGGTTTCTTCTAGTTCACTGGCCAGCATCGTATCCCGAGAGCAGATGGGTGGGTTACAccacaaaaagaaaaataaaaaaaggtaaaaaaaatattaaaaattattcacactggtcaacacaggtgtggcgCTAAAGCATAAactggaaaaaagaaaaagctataatatttgtGAAAGCTatgaaaagctataatatttgtaaagcagcatttttttcgcttttgtctaccagtgttatctaaaaaagctcatttttttaaaaatctggctGGCTAAACATTGATGATTGTTCGACCATGgggaaataagaaaaataaagtttaaatttttgaaaaaa from Wyeomyia smithii strain HCP4-BCI-WySm-NY-G18 chromosome 3, ASM2978416v1, whole genome shotgun sequence encodes the following:
- the LOC129727079 gene encoding arrestin domain-containing protein 3-like, which encodes MDYIKELDIRLDKEQYYAGEVLSGKIVIHTTENFKLKSIRLLLRGKAHVEWKVFVSGDKRTVKDDQLYIDERAVIWGERAGEGLDVTVPVLIRGQHQFPFHFNIPETNLPCSFESRACYIRYFVKATIDIPYASPPQGIKYFTVVGPHIDCMDEQYLKPVSAQDKKVRCCLCCAKGPVTLSCSLDRTAFCCGETVKLKAIIDNQGEQGVTLKVRLVQFCEFFVERGVLGVTKEIQHLVLEYRGEPVASRDHQDTSASLRIPTVPTTLMGVCRLVQIYYTLTTCLEFENSGDDLHINFPITIGTVPFRIPNSNLQPQIGYEVAVDHVEGGIYIGPEFLLGEVYDGCNVSDNEYRDVAPLYRPVYLTVVRSSQQKSARAAGRSNRKKSSCDIEIAEIHRK